From Halobacteriovorax sp. HLS, the proteins below share one genomic window:
- a CDS encoding chorismate-binding protein, whose translation MWSTFWDGEKFTRYSKPLKAKAYYLNHYIDLLTGASHPFKFDQFKEYLETIKLQTTEFEAKRIFHLFYEAGYEFNDLEFSSDDTLLVLELEYERQDKWTPITSSTEISLRPLKGVHKRKYKEDFKKVQRHLKNGDCYQVNLTYDFEFAINEDYSADDICSKLWAKRENISPYAHATFVEELDLLLLSNSPECLFNSRVESTEPVIWSMPIKGTLPRTENWKRDWEKLLSSNKDQAELNMITDLLRNDLTRIELSASRVVKKNEPLLVPKIIHQYSLITTRLSQDANLLKVVRAMFPGGSITGAPKLKVMQIIKDIEKRNRGAYCGSTILMANRMCNSSINIRTAVVDLKNRKLNYSAGGGITLLSNCEDEFLEMHLKKDSFIKILIS comes from the coding sequence ATGTGGTCAACTTTTTGGGATGGTGAGAAATTTACTCGTTATTCAAAACCTTTAAAGGCTAAGGCCTATTATCTCAATCATTATATTGACCTTCTCACGGGAGCTTCACACCCATTTAAGTTTGATCAATTTAAAGAATATTTGGAGACAATAAAGCTTCAGACAACAGAGTTTGAAGCTAAGAGAATCTTTCATTTATTTTATGAAGCTGGATATGAATTTAATGATCTTGAATTTTCTTCAGATGATACTCTCTTGGTTTTAGAGTTAGAGTATGAGCGACAAGACAAGTGGACTCCGATCACTTCTTCAACAGAGATCAGCCTAAGACCTTTAAAGGGTGTTCATAAAAGAAAGTATAAAGAAGATTTTAAAAAAGTTCAGCGACATTTGAAAAATGGAGACTGTTATCAAGTAAACCTTACTTATGATTTCGAGTTTGCAATTAATGAAGATTATTCAGCAGATGACATATGTTCAAAGCTCTGGGCAAAACGAGAAAATATCTCTCCTTATGCGCATGCCACTTTTGTTGAAGAATTAGACCTTTTACTACTAAGTAATTCGCCTGAATGTTTATTTAACTCAAGAGTAGAAAGTACGGAACCAGTTATTTGGTCAATGCCAATAAAAGGAACCCTGCCTCGAACAGAAAATTGGAAAAGAGACTGGGAAAAACTCCTATCGTCTAATAAAGACCAAGCCGAATTAAATATGATTACTGACCTTTTGAGAAATGATCTAACTCGAATTGAACTAAGCGCCTCTAGAGTTGTTAAAAAAAATGAACCTCTTTTAGTACCTAAAATTATTCATCAGTATTCCCTTATAACCACGAGGCTTTCTCAGGATGCTAATCTCTTAAAGGTAGTTCGCGCCATGTTTCCTGGGGGGAGTATAACGGGGGCACCAAAACTTAAAGTAATGCAAATAATTAAGGACATAGAAAAGAGAAATAGAGGGGCGTACTGCGGAAGTACAATACTAATGGCCAATAGAATGTGTAACTCTTCCATTAATATCAGAACGGCCGTTGTTGATCTTAAAAATAGAAAACTTAATTATAGTGCTGGTGGAGGCATTACATTATTGAGTAACTGTGAAGATGAGTTCTTAGAAATGCATTTGAAAAAAGATTCTTTTATAAAGATTCTTATCTCATAG
- the dnaB gene encoding replicative DNA helicase codes for MERNLKQLPHDLLAEKSLLGCLIMDGNSFDEMSDLKLKREDFYHPQYGVIYEAITDLNNSSQPIDLITVCSKLTELGKIEEVGGQASVMGIVEDQASAANIYHYAKVVKDKSSMREVVRTAERVAAMGYDFGGKPEDFIQEVESSFFKLTNEAKSGKMQKLNSCLKLNLKELEDTSRKPGEIHGLTTGYPKVDEMLLGLQPGQLIVLAARPAMGKTALALNFAQNACAASGLPVAIFSLEMLSNELSMRLLSQKAKVDSKRIRQKNFLDTDLRSIGKAVQELSQYPIYINDSGDSTILDIQSQCRKIKTESGIGLIIIDYLQLMSASTKNLPREQQISEMSRGLKSMAKELGCPVIALSQLNRGVEARPNKRPMTSDLRESGAIEQDADIIMFVYRDEYYNPDTKEPGIAEIIVGKNRAGETGTAKLSWVGPYTSFENPAFSTDDN; via the coding sequence ATGGAGAGAAATCTCAAGCAACTTCCACACGATCTATTAGCAGAAAAATCATTACTTGGTTGTCTAATTATGGATGGTAATTCTTTTGATGAAATGAGTGATTTAAAACTAAAGAGAGAGGACTTCTATCATCCTCAATATGGCGTAATCTATGAAGCCATTACTGACTTAAATAATAGTAGCCAACCAATTGATCTCATTACTGTTTGCTCTAAATTAACCGAACTAGGTAAAATTGAAGAAGTAGGTGGTCAAGCTTCCGTTATGGGAATTGTAGAAGATCAAGCCTCTGCCGCAAATATTTATCATTACGCTAAGGTTGTTAAAGATAAATCCAGTATGCGCGAGGTTGTCCGGACTGCGGAGAGAGTCGCGGCCATGGGTTATGACTTCGGTGGTAAGCCTGAAGACTTTATTCAAGAAGTAGAGTCTAGTTTTTTTAAATTAACTAATGAGGCCAAGTCTGGAAAGATGCAGAAACTAAACTCCTGCCTCAAACTTAATCTAAAAGAGCTTGAAGATACTTCTAGAAAGCCAGGAGAGATTCATGGACTGACTACAGGGTATCCTAAAGTTGATGAGATGTTATTAGGTCTCCAACCTGGCCAGCTCATTGTACTTGCTGCTCGTCCTGCTATGGGGAAAACGGCTTTGGCCCTTAACTTCGCACAAAATGCTTGTGCCGCCTCTGGTCTACCTGTGGCAATTTTCTCTCTGGAGATGTTATCTAACGAACTTTCAATGCGTCTTCTTTCTCAAAAAGCAAAAGTAGACTCTAAGAGAATTAGGCAAAAGAACTTCTTAGATACTGACCTTAGAAGTATTGGTAAAGCGGTTCAAGAACTTTCACAATATCCGATCTATATAAATGATTCTGGTGATTCAACTATCTTAGATATTCAGTCTCAGTGTCGTAAAATTAAGACTGAGTCCGGTATTGGTTTAATAATAATTGATTACCTTCAGTTAATGAGTGCTAGTACTAAAAACCTTCCTAGAGAACAGCAGATCTCTGAAATGTCTAGGGGTCTAAAGTCCATGGCAAAGGAACTTGGTTGTCCAGTGATTGCACTTTCCCAGCTTAACCGTGGTGTTGAGGCAAGACCTAATAAACGTCCGATGACTTCTGACTTAAGGGAATCTGGTGCAATTGAGCAGGATGCTGATATTATTATGTTCGTTTATAGAGATGAATATTATAACCCTGATACAAAAGAGCCTGGAATAGCTGAGATTATAGTTGGTAAAAACCGTGCTGGTGAAACAGGGACGGCCAAATTATCTTGGGTAGGTCCTTATACTAGTTTCGAGAATCCTGCTTTTTCTACTGATGATAACTAG
- the rplI gene encoding 50S ribosomal protein L9 has translation MKVILTERVNTLGNIGEIVNVSSGYARNYLIPGKFAVLADDANTKQLNHHQKVLAKKIAEEKAAASVIAKKIEGRTIEFVRKVAGSGKLFGAVSNLEIAKEFAKEEISLEKRMISVSAPIKALGTFDVVAKLVDGVEASFKVNVVIDPVQAEEMKKKHEDAERKKAAAAEAAANGETVEVETEEVKELTEEEKLKEEANRILRS, from the coding sequence ATGAAAGTTATCTTAACTGAGAGAGTAAATACTCTTGGAAATATCGGGGAAATCGTTAACGTATCTAGCGGTTATGCTAGAAACTACCTTATCCCAGGTAAATTTGCAGTACTTGCTGATGATGCAAATACAAAACAATTAAACCACCACCAAAAAGTTCTTGCTAAGAAGATCGCTGAAGAAAAAGCTGCAGCATCTGTAATTGCAAAGAAAATTGAAGGTAGAACAATCGAATTCGTAAGAAAAGTTGCTGGTTCAGGTAAACTTTTTGGTGCTGTTTCTAACTTAGAAATCGCTAAAGAATTTGCAAAAGAAGAGATCTCTCTTGAGAAGAGAATGATTTCTGTATCTGCTCCAATCAAAGCTTTAGGAACATTTGATGTTGTTGCTAAACTTGTTGATGGTGTTGAAGCTTCTTTCAAAGTAAATGTTGTAATCGATCCTGTTCAAGCAGAAGAGATGAAAAAGAAGCACGAAGATGCTGAAAGAAAGAAAGCTGCTGCTGCAGAAGCTGCTGCTAACGGTGAGACTGTTGAAGTTGAAACTGAAGAAGTAAAAGAGCTTACTGAAGAAGAAAAACTTAAAGAAGAAGCTAACAGAATTTTAAGATCATAA
- a CDS encoding DUF2232 domain-containing protein — MNSDQDNTYVKTSTNSKEKVIGDLTNGKLIFLGVVSLILSSLGPLCVFALVPLSTAFLLYGAKKTWIMTLSIGAIILAISIAIPSLAGFQSLGVGFNVLALMAYLTANVVWKKVNPVIGLIKNGFFIFTLISLIVGGILIVSEKSAIDLVTEQVQVIGQTIKSSPSYNEIMATGGAQADDWAYIIKYPKEIATRILELSIGGAFVGVFFILWMSQFMLMRNSRIWKSIHDYPFTMKDFVRFKVPEQFIFILILAMAFIPLGTYVLKSELLTLVGWNVVYALAIFYFFQGFGIVSDALDKFRIFGFFRSFIVIFSIFAGYQVLALLGVLDLWVNFRKFLQKKNNNEGDII; from the coding sequence ATGAATTCTGACCAAGATAATACATACGTTAAAACATCTACCAACTCGAAGGAGAAGGTAATTGGTGATTTAACTAATGGGAAGCTCATCTTCTTAGGTGTCGTTTCTTTGATATTATCTTCTTTAGGACCATTATGTGTGTTTGCACTTGTTCCACTTTCTACAGCTTTTCTACTCTATGGAGCGAAGAAGACTTGGATAATGACTCTATCAATTGGGGCAATTATTCTTGCGATATCTATTGCAATTCCAAGTTTAGCAGGCTTTCAAAGTTTAGGAGTTGGCTTTAATGTTCTAGCATTAATGGCCTATTTAACGGCTAATGTAGTTTGGAAAAAAGTAAACCCTGTTATAGGTCTTATAAAGAACGGCTTTTTTATTTTTACATTAATATCACTTATTGTAGGTGGGATTTTAATTGTCAGTGAAAAATCTGCAATTGATCTGGTTACAGAGCAAGTTCAAGTAATTGGACAAACTATAAAATCAAGTCCTAGCTATAATGAAATTATGGCAACTGGCGGTGCTCAAGCCGATGATTGGGCCTATATAATTAAGTACCCTAAAGAGATCGCGACTAGAATTTTAGAGCTTTCAATTGGAGGGGCCTTTGTTGGAGTTTTCTTTATTCTGTGGATGTCACAATTCATGCTTATGAGAAACTCACGTATTTGGAAATCAATTCATGATTATCCTTTTACAATGAAGGATTTTGTGCGCTTTAAAGTGCCTGAACAATTTATATTCATACTAATTTTAGCCATGGCGTTCATTCCTCTTGGAACTTATGTTTTAAAGAGTGAGCTTCTTACTTTAGTTGGGTGGAATGTTGTTTATGCATTAGCTATCTTTTACTTTTTTCAAGGTTTTGGAATCGTCTCGGACGCGCTTGATAAATTTAGAATTTTCGGATTCTTTAGAAGCTTTATAGTCATCTTTTCAATCTTTGCAGGATATCAAGTTCTTGCTCTGTTGGGAGTGTTAGACTTATGGGTGAATTTTAGAAAGTTCTTACAAAAAAAAAATAATAATGAAGGAGATATAATATGA
- the rpsR gene encoding 30S ribosomal protein S18 — protein sequence MIYELAIVAKTEATEEQRAAVNTMVAEVVSEFKGEVLLTDDWGNKHFAQATSNGIKTGHYLYLVVSGNGDALKEIERRLKNNELILKKIFVKVGDTKEEGEKFAKTFKSPFSKKFNGSIVDDGDADKDLEKDKKRFARRKACWFAANCITPDWKDPKTYGWLINEFGKINPGRVSGISRKSHRLADAAIKRARNMGLVSHITNTFAE from the coding sequence ATGATTTATGAATTGGCCATCGTGGCTAAGACGGAAGCTACAGAAGAACAAAGAGCAGCAGTTAATACAATGGTTGCTGAAGTAGTTTCAGAATTTAAAGGTGAAGTTTTATTAACTGATGATTGGGGTAACAAGCACTTTGCTCAAGCCACTTCAAACGGTATTAAGACAGGTCACTATCTTTACCTAGTTGTTTCTGGAAACGGTGACGCTCTTAAAGAAATTGAAAGACGTCTAAAGAACAACGAACTTATCCTTAAGAAAATTTTCGTAAAAGTTGGCGACACTAAAGAAGAAGGTGAAAAATTCGCTAAAACTTTTAAGTCTCCATTTTCTAAGAAATTTAATGGATCAATCGTTGATGACGGTGATGCAGATAAAGATCTTGAAAAAGATAAGAAGAGATTTGCAAGAAGAAAAGCATGTTGGTTTGCTGCAAACTGTATAACTCCAGATTGGAAAGATCCTAAGACTTACGGTTGGTTAATCAATGAATTTGGTAAGATCAATCCAGGCCGTGTTTCAGGTATCAGTCGTAAGAGTCATAGACTTGCTGACGCTGCTATTAAAAGAGCGAGAAACATGGGTCTAGTTAGTCACATTACTAATACTTTTGCTGAATAA
- a CDS encoding LON peptidase substrate-binding domain-containing protein, with translation MKKTVNLFPLTKISLQTGIQRPLNIFEPRYLKMIEDSIQTETPVALVYGKSELEPGDISIEHEIFSCIKPVAGFGLPRLIQKSDDGSMVIMLPGEGKARITKIVTNDKPYLTAEYEIINEVQKLECENVLLMRRLSTCLEKWICSNVKMQGQKDVLLGHLNEPCRIVGLYVELLIACPDTKQKVLEIDDINEKIQYLALM, from the coding sequence ATGAAAAAGACTGTGAACCTATTTCCATTAACTAAGATTTCTCTTCAGACCGGGATTCAAAGGCCGCTAAATATTTTTGAGCCCCGCTATTTAAAAATGATTGAAGATTCAATTCAAACAGAGACTCCGGTTGCTCTCGTTTACGGTAAAAGTGAACTTGAACCTGGAGATATTTCAATTGAGCATGAGATCTTTAGCTGTATTAAGCCGGTTGCTGGCTTTGGTTTACCTCGATTGATTCAAAAAAGTGATGACGGAAGTATGGTCATCATGCTTCCTGGGGAAGGAAAGGCCCGCATAACTAAGATTGTTACCAATGATAAGCCTTATCTCACCGCTGAATATGAAATTATAAATGAAGTTCAAAAACTAGAATGTGAAAATGTTTTATTGATGAGAAGATTATCGACCTGTCTTGAGAAATGGATTTGTTCAAATGTCAAAATGCAGGGGCAAAAAGATGTTTTGCTGGGCCACCTTAATGAACCTTGTAGGATAGTCGGTCTCTATGTTGAGCTTTTGATAGCCTGTCCTGACACAAAGCAGAAGGTCTTAGAAATTGATGATATTAACGAAAAAATTCAATATCTTGCGCTAATGTGA
- a CDS encoding CheR family methyltransferase, which yields MKNLKSEFLPPGGLYFRTTPSLISTTLGSCVSVIIFDPIKMTSGICHYLNSFPEQNSKHHENEYGIFAIENLIQKFLQNGSMRASLKAKIYGGANVTGDKYTGLQLCQNNISIAIDTLDKHGIPILDRNIRGKFGREITFNTSTFEVTLKTYDPSNIKGIDEIFEYITFKTGNESETRASVFHAEIRSHMRALGITDYIEYKDLVLSKQKISQELISKITNHTTEWFRYSTLQREILDFVKNRQDLQKLEVLSAGCSTGQEPYSIALFLKEYSNSLKYKITGIDVDSKSIEIAKKGEYKIIEQKFIPNIYQSKLKVNANHFTISNIIKDNCFFETRDLRKILSLEKKFDLVICLNVLMYFSNKDIQRITDNFAMKLKKDGLLFVNIKQKIDHNSFEKVSDGVFKRV from the coding sequence ATGAAAAACTTAAAATCTGAGTTTCTTCCACCGGGTGGACTTTACTTTAGAACAACACCATCTTTAATATCTACCACTCTAGGTTCTTGCGTTTCGGTTATAATTTTTGACCCTATTAAAATGACAAGTGGAATTTGCCATTATCTTAATTCATTTCCTGAGCAAAATTCTAAGCATCATGAGAATGAATACGGTATTTTTGCAATTGAAAACCTAATTCAAAAGTTTCTACAAAATGGCTCTATGCGAGCTTCCTTAAAAGCGAAAATATACGGAGGAGCAAATGTCACTGGGGATAAATACACTGGATTGCAATTATGTCAGAACAATATTTCTATTGCGATAGACACTCTCGATAAACATGGAATTCCAATTCTAGATCGAAATATTCGAGGTAAATTTGGAAGAGAGATAACATTTAATACTTCAACTTTTGAAGTCACCTTAAAAACTTATGATCCTTCGAATATAAAAGGTATTGATGAAATTTTTGAATATATAACTTTTAAAACTGGCAATGAGTCGGAGACCAGAGCATCTGTGTTTCATGCTGAAATACGCTCACATATGAGAGCCTTAGGAATAACAGACTACATAGAATATAAAGACTTAGTTTTATCAAAACAAAAAATTTCTCAAGAGCTAATCTCAAAAATTACAAATCATACTACAGAATGGTTTCGCTACTCTACTCTACAAAGAGAAATATTAGACTTTGTTAAAAATAGGCAAGACCTTCAAAAGCTAGAAGTACTTAGTGCTGGATGCTCAACAGGTCAAGAGCCTTATAGTATTGCGCTCTTTTTAAAAGAATACTCCAACTCATTAAAATATAAGATTACAGGTATCGATGTAGATTCTAAAAGTATTGAAATAGCAAAGAAAGGGGAATACAAAATAATTGAACAAAAGTTCATACCTAATATTTATCAAAGTAAATTAAAGGTTAATGCCAATCACTTTACTATATCAAATATCATCAAGGACAACTGCTTTTTTGAAACTCGAGATTTAAGAAAGATCTTATCATTAGAAAAAAAATTTGATTTGGTCATTTGTTTAAATGTGCTCATGTACTTTTCAAACAAAGATATACAAAGAATTACTGATAATTTCGCGATGAAATTAAAAAAAGATGGTCTACTATTCGTGAATATTAAA